One region of Alcanivorax sediminis genomic DNA includes:
- a CDS encoding polysaccharide biosynthesis tyrosine autokinase — protein MADNSSMTQRQHQASAMADEIDLHRLWGLLVDHRWVIIGTTVLAFVLGAAYGLLATPIYKADALLQVEDKQGGVPGFSELNELFTEESSADAEIQIIRSRMVLGQVIEQLQMNIEVKPDRLPLIGSLGAAAPAAEFLPKPLFAGYRDSETFVTITQFSVPESLQGRAFTLIAENGQPALYFNGQMVGTAPLGTPIKSEDGRITLELGEWQYGNEPLVLVQQPMAEAVNRLRSRLSISEQGKSTGIMAMAITGSHKARIQKILDAISETYLLQNIKRMSAEAENSLKFLDNQLPEIKGKLTEAEEKLNQYRLESESVDLTLETQSVLERLVAIEAKLNELKIKESEIAARFTREHPAYRTLIQQRGSLEQERQQLNNQIKELPETQQEVLRLMRDVEVNQEIYVGLLNKVQELRIMKAGTVGSVRIIDQAMVQPGAVKPKKALIAILAAMLGAMGSIGIVLLKAAFNKGIETPDQLEEQGISVYAAVPISEAQSKTDRLALLRRKRKQVQKTIPLLATTVPEDLAVEALRSLRTSLHFAMLEANNKVLMISGPSPGVGKSFIAANLGAVLAQAGQKVVIVDADLRKGHMHRYFGGGNEKGLSDYLSGQVQPQDILQATATANLSFISRGQVPPNPSELLMQARLKQLVDTLSSEYDLVLIDTPPILAVTDAAIVGQLAGSSLLVTRYGINSVKEVDIALTRFAQNKVEIKGAILNCMERRATNEYGYYAYEYGKSND, from the coding sequence ATGGCAGACAACAGCAGCATGACACAACGCCAACATCAGGCTTCCGCTATGGCAGACGAAATCGACCTTCATCGCCTGTGGGGCCTGCTGGTAGACCACCGCTGGGTGATTATCGGCACCACCGTGCTGGCCTTTGTGCTTGGTGCCGCCTATGGCCTGCTCGCCACTCCCATCTATAAAGCCGATGCCTTGCTGCAAGTCGAAGACAAGCAGGGTGGGGTGCCCGGTTTCTCGGAACTGAACGAACTGTTCACCGAAGAATCCTCGGCCGATGCGGAAATCCAGATCATCCGCTCGCGGATGGTGCTGGGCCAGGTGATCGAACAGCTGCAGATGAATATCGAGGTAAAGCCGGATCGGTTGCCCCTGATCGGCAGCCTGGGCGCCGCGGCACCCGCAGCAGAATTCCTGCCCAAACCCCTGTTTGCCGGTTACCGTGACAGCGAAACCTTTGTCACCATCACACAGTTCAGCGTGCCGGAGAGTCTGCAGGGCAGAGCCTTCACCCTGATCGCCGAAAACGGCCAGCCCGCCCTGTACTTCAATGGTCAGATGGTGGGCACCGCTCCCCTGGGTACACCGATCAAAAGCGAAGATGGCCGAATTACCCTTGAGCTGGGCGAATGGCAATACGGCAACGAGCCGCTGGTTCTGGTTCAGCAGCCGATGGCAGAAGCCGTAAACCGGTTACGTAGTCGGCTTTCCATCAGCGAGCAAGGCAAGTCCACCGGCATCATGGCCATGGCCATCACCGGTTCCCACAAGGCTCGCATCCAGAAAATTCTCGATGCCATTTCGGAAACCTACCTGCTGCAGAATATCAAGCGCATGTCGGCCGAAGCGGAAAACAGCCTGAAGTTCCTTGATAACCAGCTGCCGGAAATCAAGGGCAAGCTCACCGAAGCCGAAGAGAAGCTCAACCAGTACCGGCTGGAAAGTGAATCCGTTGATCTCACCCTGGAAACCCAGTCCGTGCTGGAGCGCCTGGTTGCCATCGAAGCCAAGCTCAACGAGCTGAAAATCAAGGAAAGCGAAATTGCCGCCCGCTTTACCCGCGAGCACCCGGCCTACCGCACCCTCATTCAGCAGCGAGGCTCCCTGGAGCAGGAAAGGCAGCAGCTCAATAACCAGATCAAGGAGCTGCCGGAAACCCAGCAGGAAGTCCTGCGCCTGATGCGCGATGTGGAAGTGAATCAGGAAATTTATGTGGGCCTGCTCAACAAGGTGCAAGAGCTGCGCATCATGAAGGCGGGCACGGTAGGTAGCGTGCGCATTATCGATCAGGCCATGGTTCAGCCTGGGGCCGTCAAGCCGAAGAAGGCGCTCATCGCCATCCTGGCCGCCATGCTGGGGGCCATGGGCTCCATCGGCATTGTTCTGCTCAAGGCGGCCTTCAATAAAGGCATTGAAACCCCGGATCAGCTCGAAGAGCAGGGTATCTCCGTCTACGCCGCCGTGCCGATATCGGAGGCCCAGTCCAAAACCGATCGCCTTGCCCTGCTGCGCCGCAAACGCAAACAGGTGCAGAAAACCATCCCGCTGCTGGCGACAACCGTCCCCGAAGATCTGGCCGTAGAAGCTTTGCGCAGCCTGCGCACCAGCCTGCATTTCGCCATGCTGGAAGCCAACAACAAAGTACTGATGATTTCCGGCCCCAGCCCGGGGGTGGGGAAATCCTTTATCGCGGCCAATCTGGGGGCTGTGCTGGCGCAAGCGGGCCAGAAGGTCGTGATTGTGGATGCGGACCTGCGCAAAGGGCACATGCATCGCTACTTTGGCGGTGGCAATGAGAAAGGCCTGTCTGATTACCTTTCCGGCCAAGTTCAGCCGCAAGACATCCTCCAGGCAACGGCTACGGCAAATTTATCGTTCATTTCCCGTGGCCAGGTGCCGCCCAATCCTTCTGAATTGCTGATGCAAGCACGATTGAAACAACTGGTGGATACCCTGAGCAGCGAATACGACCTGGTGTTGATCGATACCCCGCCCATCCTGGCTGTTACCGATGCCGCCATCGTCGGCCAGCTGGCGGGCAGCAGCCTGCTGGTTACCCGCTATGGCATCAACAGCGTGAAGGAAGTGGATATTGCGCTCACGCGTTTTGCCCAGAACAAGGTGGAAATCAAAGGCGCCATCCTCAACTGCATGGAGCGCCGCGCCACCAACGAATACGGCTATTACGCCTACGAATACGGCAAAAGCAACGATTAA
- the tviB gene encoding Vi polysaccharide biosynthesis UDP-N-acetylglucosamine C-6 dehydrogenase TviB, which produces MELANIKLAIIGLGYVGLPLAVEFGKHRAVVGFDINQSRIDALNAGHDATLEVDNDELASASQLSFSADPAALNDCNVYIVTVPTPIDEHKRPDLTPLIKASETIGKTLKRGDIVIYESTVYPGATEEDCVPVLERVSGLTFNKDFFAGYSPERINPGDKEHRVTTITKVTSGSTPEIAELVDQLYGSIIAAGTHKASSIRVAEAAKVIENTQRDLNIALINELSMIFTRMGIDTEEVLQAAGTKWNFLPFRPGLVGGHCIGVDPYYLTHKAQAIGYHPEIILSGRRINDGMGRHVASELVKAMLNRCIQVNGARVLVMGLTFKENCPDLRNTRVVDVVNELQDYNIQVDVHDPWINPAESEHEYGITPVEKPEQGAYDAILLAVGHSQFKAMGAQDIRGFGKPEHILYDLKYTLPKEEVDLRL; this is translated from the coding sequence ATGGAATTGGCAAACATCAAATTGGCCATCATCGGCCTGGGTTACGTGGGGTTACCTCTCGCCGTGGAATTCGGCAAGCACCGCGCGGTGGTGGGCTTCGACATCAACCAGTCGCGCATCGATGCCCTCAACGCGGGCCACGATGCTACCCTGGAAGTGGACAACGACGAACTGGCCAGCGCCAGCCAGCTTTCCTTCAGCGCCGATCCTGCCGCCCTGAACGACTGCAACGTCTACATCGTCACGGTGCCTACTCCCATCGATGAGCACAAACGCCCGGATCTCACCCCGCTGATCAAGGCTTCCGAAACCATCGGCAAAACGCTTAAGCGCGGCGACATCGTCATCTACGAATCGACCGTTTACCCCGGCGCCACTGAAGAAGATTGTGTTCCTGTACTGGAGCGAGTCTCCGGCCTTACCTTCAACAAGGATTTTTTTGCCGGCTACAGCCCGGAGCGCATCAACCCGGGCGACAAGGAGCACCGCGTCACCACCATCACCAAGGTGACCTCCGGCTCTACGCCTGAAATTGCCGAACTGGTCGATCAACTCTACGGCTCCATCATCGCCGCCGGCACCCACAAGGCCTCCAGCATCCGTGTAGCCGAAGCCGCCAAGGTAATCGAAAATACCCAGCGCGATCTCAACATCGCGCTGATCAACGAACTGTCCATGATCTTCACTCGAATGGGCATCGATACTGAAGAAGTGCTGCAAGCCGCCGGCACCAAATGGAACTTCCTGCCGTTCCGCCCCGGCCTGGTGGGCGGCCACTGCATCGGGGTAGACCCGTACTACCTCACCCACAAGGCTCAGGCCATTGGCTACCACCCGGAAATCATTCTCTCCGGCCGCCGCATCAACGACGGCATGGGCCGTCACGTGGCCAGCGAACTGGTAAAAGCCATGCTCAACCGCTGCATCCAGGTCAACGGTGCCCGGGTATTGGTCATGGGCCTTACCTTCAAAGAGAACTGCCCGGACCTGCGCAACACCCGTGTGGTGGATGTGGTGAATGAACTGCAGGACTACAACATCCAGGTCGATGTTCACGACCCCTGGATCAACCCGGCAGAATCCGAACACGAATACGGCATCACCCCGGTAGAAAAACCGGAGCAGGGCGCTTACGACGCTATCCTTCTGGCAGTAGGCCACAGCCAGTTCAAAGCCATGGGCGCACAGGACATCAGAGGTTTCGGCAAACCCGAACACATCCTCTACGACCTGAAATACACCCTGCCAAAGGAAGAGGTAGACCTGCGGCTGTAA
- a CDS encoding lipocalin family protein — MRWILLIASLFMLQACQSLPEDPINVANPFDLDRFMGDWYVIANIPTLPEKGAHNAMESYTRIGPNKVATTFTFRKNSFNGEFKQMTPTGFVSPENPAIWGMRFIWPFKADYRVIYVDDDYQYTVIGRQKRDYLWIMARQPQINVEALEKLKRVAKDQGYSLESLQMVPQQWPEPN; from the coding sequence ATGCGCTGGATATTGCTAATCGCGAGTCTGTTTATGTTGCAAGCCTGTCAATCTCTTCCTGAAGATCCCATTAACGTGGCGAACCCGTTCGACCTGGATCGGTTCATGGGCGATTGGTATGTGATTGCAAACATTCCCACCCTCCCTGAAAAGGGCGCTCACAATGCCATGGAAAGCTACACACGGATCGGCCCCAACAAGGTCGCCACCACCTTCACCTTCCGCAAGAACAGCTTTAATGGTGAGTTCAAGCAGATGACGCCCACCGGCTTTGTGAGTCCGGAAAACCCGGCCATCTGGGGGATGCGCTTCATCTGGCCCTTCAAGGCTGATTATCGGGTGATCTACGTGGATGACGACTACCAATACACCGTAATTGGCAGACAAAAGCGGGATTACCTGTGGATCATGGCTCGCCAGCCGCAGATCAATGTAGAAGCGCTCGAGAAGCTGAAGCGAGTGGCCAAGGATCAGGGCTACAGCCTCGAGAGCCTCCAGATGGTTCCCCAGCAATGGCCTGAGCCCAACTAG
- a CDS encoding molybdopterin-dependent oxidoreductase, translating into MKTTHFHTCNLCEAMCGIEIEHRGDEIIAIRGDKDDPFSRGHICPKAVALQDLHQDPDRLRHPVKRTIDGWVPISWDEALDETARRLHEVQQRHGRNSVATYFGNPTAHNHGALFTLLQFQQALHTRQRYSATSADQLPHQLAAWQLFGNQLMFPIPDIDHTDYFLVIGGNPLASNGSIMTVPDVKNRFKDLKKRGGKLVVIDPRLTETAAVASEHHFIRPGTDVYLLLSIIQVLFKELLVAPGKLDKLLDGKSDLQKLTENWTPEKVTEAVGISPEAIRKLARDIAAAPRAAIYGRVGLTTSPHSTLSAWLVYVLNIITGNLDREGGVMFSKPAFDIVALGALGGEAGSFDRYRSRVHGYPEFSGEFPVTTLADEMLTPGQGQVKAFVTHAGNPVLSCPDGGKLDTALEGLEFMVSIDLYINETSRHANIILPPTGQLEHGQFDPIFQAVAVRNVVKYTPPAFDKPEGALHDWEILNGLATRLKRLKAQTRRERLQIAASDRFMRRIKDTGIIDLGLRLGPYGTGGKVMAALKKDGLHTLPQQAWKLLRGKQKGLTLQTLKDNPHGVDLGPLQPALPERLFTRDQRINLVPALYFRALQGLPVPKTPKPDEMLIIGRRHIRSNNSWMHNSQRLVKGKGRCNVLIHSQDAERLGVVEGDDLVLSSDAGSITLPVWVADDIMPGVISVPHGWGHDRQGVQLDVARRTGGASINDVLTSKRVESVTAMAQLNGVPVKVEAAAKPKPKPRSKPKKAVADA; encoded by the coding sequence ATGAAAACCACTCATTTCCACACATGTAACCTGTGTGAGGCCATGTGCGGCATCGAGATTGAACACCGCGGCGATGAAATCATTGCTATTCGTGGAGACAAGGACGATCCGTTCAGCCGTGGACATATCTGTCCCAAGGCGGTTGCCCTGCAGGACCTGCACCAGGACCCGGACCGACTCCGCCATCCGGTAAAGCGCACGATTGATGGCTGGGTGCCGATTAGCTGGGATGAAGCGCTGGATGAAACGGCCCGTCGTCTTCACGAAGTGCAACAACGCCATGGCCGTAATTCGGTAGCAACCTATTTTGGTAATCCGACCGCACACAATCACGGTGCCTTGTTTACGCTGTTGCAATTCCAGCAGGCTCTGCATACCCGCCAACGCTATAGCGCGACGTCTGCCGACCAGTTACCTCATCAACTGGCTGCCTGGCAGTTGTTTGGCAATCAGCTGATGTTTCCCATCCCTGACATCGATCACACAGACTACTTCTTGGTGATCGGCGGGAATCCGCTGGCATCAAATGGTTCGATCATGACCGTGCCGGACGTGAAGAACCGCTTCAAGGATTTGAAGAAACGCGGCGGCAAACTGGTGGTCATTGATCCTCGCCTCACTGAAACCGCAGCGGTAGCCAGCGAGCATCACTTCATTCGCCCCGGTACCGACGTGTATCTGCTGCTGTCGATCATTCAGGTGCTCTTTAAAGAGCTGCTCGTTGCTCCCGGCAAGCTGGATAAATTGCTTGATGGCAAGTCCGATTTGCAGAAGCTCACCGAAAACTGGACGCCAGAAAAAGTCACTGAAGCAGTGGGTATCAGCCCAGAGGCAATCCGCAAGCTGGCCCGCGATATTGCGGCGGCGCCACGGGCGGCTATCTATGGCAGGGTAGGGCTGACTACCAGCCCGCACAGCACCTTAAGCGCCTGGTTGGTGTATGTGCTCAACATTATTACCGGAAACCTGGATCGCGAAGGCGGTGTCATGTTCTCCAAGCCGGCTTTCGATATCGTTGCGTTGGGCGCCCTTGGAGGAGAAGCGGGCAGCTTCGATCGTTACCGCAGCAGGGTACATGGTTACCCTGAGTTTTCCGGTGAATTCCCGGTGACGACGCTGGCGGATGAAATGCTCACCCCGGGCCAGGGGCAGGTGAAGGCGTTTGTGACCCATGCCGGCAACCCGGTGTTGTCTTGTCCTGATGGCGGCAAGCTGGATACCGCCCTTGAAGGGCTGGAATTCATGGTCAGCATTGATCTCTACATCAATGAAACCTCACGCCACGCCAATATCATCCTGCCGCCTACCGGGCAGCTGGAGCATGGCCAGTTTGATCCGATCTTTCAGGCCGTGGCGGTGCGTAACGTGGTGAAGTACACCCCGCCGGCGTTTGATAAACCGGAAGGTGCATTGCATGACTGGGAGATTCTTAACGGGCTGGCCACACGCCTGAAACGACTGAAGGCGCAAACCCGGCGAGAGCGGTTGCAGATTGCGGCGTCAGACCGCTTTATGCGGCGGATCAAAGACACAGGAATCATTGATCTTGGCCTACGGCTTGGGCCGTACGGCACCGGCGGAAAGGTGATGGCGGCGCTCAAGAAAGATGGCCTGCACACCTTGCCCCAGCAGGCCTGGAAGTTACTGCGTGGCAAGCAGAAAGGGCTCACCCTGCAGACCCTTAAAGACAACCCCCATGGGGTGGATCTGGGTCCACTGCAACCTGCGCTGCCGGAGCGTCTCTTTACCCGCGATCAACGCATTAACCTGGTGCCTGCGCTGTATTTCCGCGCGCTACAGGGCCTGCCAGTACCCAAGACGCCCAAGCCTGATGAAATGCTTATCATTGGTCGCCGTCATATCCGCAGCAACAACTCCTGGATGCACAACAGCCAGCGCCTCGTGAAAGGGAAGGGGCGGTGCAATGTGCTGATTCACTCCCAGGATGCCGAACGCCTGGGTGTTGTGGAAGGCGATGACCTGGTGCTGAGCAGTGACGCGGGTAGCATCACGCTGCCGGTATGGGTGGCCGATGACATTATGCCCGGCGTGATCAGTGTCCCTCACGGCTGGGGACATGATCGCCAGGGCGTGCAGCTGGATGTGGCCCGTCGCACTGGCGGCGCCAGCATCAACGATGTGCTGACCAGCAAGCGGGTCGAGTCAGTGACGGCCATGGCCCAGCTGAACGGTGTGCCTGTGAAAGTTGAGGCGGCGGCGAAGCCCAAGCCGAAACCCCGCAGCAAGCCGAAGAAGGCTGTCGCTGACGCCTGA
- a CDS encoding arsenate reductase/protein-tyrosine-phosphatase family protein, producing the protein MFNRILVVCDGNICRSPTVAFMLQVLKPEKTISSAGLIGLVGQGMEPTARAVAEDNGLVCGEHTARKLSSEICRDSDLILVMESRQKERLAQSYPEASGKTFLLSHWNGKHDIPDPYKRGRDAFERIYPMMQAATQAWSEKL; encoded by the coding sequence ATGTTTAACCGTATTCTGGTGGTCTGCGATGGCAACATCTGCCGCAGCCCCACCGTGGCCTTCATGCTGCAGGTTCTCAAGCCGGAAAAGACGATTTCGTCCGCGGGGCTGATCGGCCTGGTGGGGCAGGGCATGGAGCCCACCGCCCGAGCGGTGGCAGAAGACAATGGTCTGGTATGCGGCGAGCATACCGCCCGCAAGCTGAGTAGCGAGATCTGTCGCGATAGTGACCTGATCCTGGTCATGGAAAGCCGTCAGAAAGAACGCCTGGCGCAAAGTTACCCGGAAGCGAGCGGCAAAACCTTCCTGCTGAGCCACTGGAACGGCAAGCACGATATCCCGGACCCGTACAAACGCGGCCGTGACGCCTTTGAAAGGATCTACCCAATGATGCAGGCCGCCACACAGGCCTGGTCGGAAAAACTGTAG
- a CDS encoding capsule assembly Wzi family protein — translation MSFVRVPRRARYWIATLLGLGVSGAHAASPWVPTGDLTARHHIETLQTQGCLNGLTLTWPMSWAAVMKAARQAQARLPEAQAQACASSSHFQYLQAGHDAARANTRGVSITLGGANQEPLYTSFDSQPEDTFTGQLALYGTGEHWSGRLAVSYADGERDDQHLRFDDSYLAAVMGNWQLGVGAVDRWWGPGWQSSLALSNNARPVPGVWLSRHVLAAPESPWLRWIGPWDLQVIAGQLEEDRAIPDAKLLGARFVFKPLDSLQIGLSRLAQWGGEGRPQDMKAFWNAFIGRDNGETSGLEPDEDPSNQIAGFDFRLSMAPGHIPMGLYGQFMGEDEAGNLPSKFDALAGLDMVTGIGKGTQRWFVEATETVAGSWISERRYNTMYEHGTYQSGFRYHGRNLASTWEGDARAVTLGIQQYFTNNLTIALNLSQATLNKEGVIRAVVPDGGAAILQSVEEQDVALAEMRIGHPLLGGTAHWLLSASDEPIVTPFEERERWTAGLQWTRDFAW, via the coding sequence ATGTCCTTTGTGAGAGTACCCCGTCGCGCACGCTACTGGATCGCAACCCTTTTAGGGTTGGGTGTGTCCGGCGCCCATGCGGCCAGTCCCTGGGTACCCACCGGCGATCTCACCGCCCGGCATCACATCGAAACCCTGCAAACCCAGGGCTGCCTCAACGGCCTGACCCTCACCTGGCCCATGAGCTGGGCGGCGGTAATGAAAGCGGCACGCCAGGCGCAGGCCAGGCTGCCGGAAGCCCAGGCGCAAGCCTGTGCCAGTAGCTCACACTTTCAATACCTGCAGGCTGGCCATGACGCCGCCCGCGCCAATACCCGGGGGGTATCTATCACCCTCGGTGGCGCCAATCAGGAACCGCTCTACACCAGCTTCGACAGCCAGCCGGAAGACACCTTCACCGGCCAGTTGGCCCTGTACGGCACCGGCGAACACTGGTCCGGGCGGCTGGCCGTGAGTTACGCCGATGGCGAGCGTGACGATCAGCACCTGCGCTTCGATGACTCCTACCTCGCTGCCGTCATGGGCAACTGGCAGCTGGGCGTGGGCGCGGTAGACCGCTGGTGGGGGCCGGGCTGGCAAAGCTCTCTGGCGCTCTCCAACAACGCCCGCCCGGTACCCGGCGTGTGGCTGTCCCGCCATGTGCTTGCTGCGCCGGAAAGTCCGTGGCTACGCTGGATTGGCCCCTGGGACTTGCAGGTCATCGCCGGCCAGCTGGAAGAGGATCGCGCCATCCCCGATGCCAAGTTGCTGGGAGCGCGTTTTGTCTTCAAGCCACTGGATTCCCTGCAGATTGGCCTCTCACGTCTCGCCCAATGGGGCGGGGAAGGGCGGCCACAGGACATGAAGGCCTTCTGGAATGCCTTTATAGGCAGGGATAACGGCGAAACCAGCGGCCTGGAACCGGACGAAGATCCCAGCAACCAGATTGCCGGGTTCGATTTCCGTCTCTCCATGGCGCCGGGTCACATCCCCATGGGGCTTTACGGCCAGTTCATGGGCGAAGACGAAGCCGGCAATCTGCCCTCCAAATTCGATGCCCTGGCAGGCCTCGATATGGTCACCGGCATCGGCAAGGGCACCCAGCGCTGGTTTGTCGAAGCCACCGAAACCGTGGCCGGCAGCTGGATCAGCGAGCGCCGCTATAACACCATGTACGAACACGGCACCTACCAGAGTGGTTTTCGTTACCACGGCCGTAATCTGGCCAGCACCTGGGAAGGTGACGCCCGCGCGGTGACCCTGGGTATTCAGCAGTACTTCACCAACAACCTGACCATCGCCCTGAATCTCAGCCAGGCGACGCTCAATAAGGAAGGTGTGATTCGTGCTGTGGTACCAGACGGCGGTGCCGCAATCCTGCAATCTGTCGAGGAGCAGGATGTGGCACTGGCGGAAATGCGTATTGGCCACCCCCTGCTGGGTGGAACGGCCCACTGGCTTCTCTCCGCCAGTGATGAGCCCATTGTGACTCCCTTTGAAGAACGTGAACGCTGGACTGCCGGGCTACAGTGGACCCGGGATTTTGCGTGGTAA
- a CDS encoding REP-associated tyrosine transposase, which translates to MKTEHQSQNLRKGRVSQPYQAYLVTIATRHRYPFFEDHGRARLVGRIMTDLESLGACHNWCYVVMPDHCHWMFSLKQRYSLDQTVRMLKSKTSRLAGLSLWQKGFHDHALRQETDLLPTARYVIANPLRAGLVERVGDYPYWNAAWL; encoded by the coding sequence ATGAAAACAGAACATCAAAGCCAGAACCTGCGAAAAGGGCGGGTCTCCCAGCCATATCAGGCCTACCTGGTCACCATTGCGACCCGGCACCGCTATCCCTTTTTTGAAGATCACGGTCGGGCGCGGCTGGTGGGCAGAATAATGACCGATCTTGAGTCGCTCGGTGCCTGCCATAACTGGTGCTACGTGGTCATGCCTGATCACTGCCACTGGATGTTTTCCCTGAAGCAGCGCTATTCCCTGGACCAGACCGTCCGAATGCTGAAAAGCAAAACCTCCCGGCTGGCGGGGTTATCTCTGTGGCAAAAGGGATTCCATGATCACGCCCTTCGGCAGGAGACTGACCTGCTGCCCACCGCCCGATACGTCATTGCCAACCCGCTGCGCGCAGGACTTGTCGAGCGGGTGGGGGATTACCCCTACTGGAACGCGGCGTGGTTGTGA
- a CDS encoding polysaccharide export protein: protein MNALVKGLLVSGFVLMAGCTLVPGSHISPNQGWFQDDDGSDDAEPLPDTVKVHAITTNILRQEQQHKPEPASELLSEPESYDYVVGIGDVLQITVWDHPELTIPAGSMRSPSESGNWVHNDGNIFYPYVGKIQVEGLRVTEIRDLIASRIAEYIENPQVDVTVAAFRSQKVYVTGAVKQPGAYPVTNVPLRLLDAVNASGGVTEFADWTDVTLTRESKEYRLSLRAVYQEGNPAHNVLLKEGDVVHVASNADNKVFVMGEVMQAQPVPMTRNGLSLVEALSASGGYNQEIADASGIFVVRRAPPGSEHLVDLYQLNAKDATALILADSFPLQRRDIVYVTAAPLSRWNRVVKQILPTFQTIYYGALATDRVRDLDE from the coding sequence ATGAACGCATTGGTTAAAGGTTTGTTGGTTTCCGGTTTCGTCCTGATGGCAGGCTGCACCCTTGTGCCCGGCTCCCACATCTCGCCAAACCAGGGCTGGTTCCAGGATGATGACGGCAGCGACGATGCCGAGCCGCTGCCCGATACGGTGAAAGTCCACGCCATCACCACCAATATCCTGCGTCAGGAACAGCAGCACAAGCCTGAGCCCGCCAGCGAGCTGCTGTCCGAACCCGAATCCTATGATTACGTGGTCGGCATCGGGGATGTACTGCAAATCACCGTTTGGGATCACCCGGAACTCACCATCCCTGCAGGCTCCATGCGCAGCCCCTCGGAATCCGGTAACTGGGTGCATAACGACGGCAACATCTTTTATCCCTATGTGGGCAAGATTCAGGTAGAAGGCCTGCGTGTTACCGAAATCCGGGATCTGATCGCCAGCCGAATTGCCGAATACATTGAAAACCCGCAGGTAGATGTCACCGTAGCAGCGTTTCGCAGCCAAAAGGTTTACGTCACTGGCGCCGTGAAACAGCCCGGTGCCTATCCTGTTACCAACGTGCCCCTGCGACTTCTGGATGCCGTGAATGCTTCCGGTGGCGTCACCGAATTTGCCGACTGGACTGATGTCACCCTCACCCGGGAAAGCAAGGAATATCGTCTGTCCCTGCGCGCCGTCTACCAGGAAGGCAACCCGGCCCACAATGTACTGCTGAAAGAAGGCGACGTAGTGCATGTGGCCAGCAACGCTGACAACAAGGTCTTTGTCATGGGCGAAGTCATGCAAGCCCAACCGGTACCCATGACCCGCAATGGCCTGAGTCTGGTGGAAGCCTTGTCTGCCAGCGGCGGCTACAACCAGGAAATCGCTGACGCCTCCGGCATCTTCGTGGTCCGTCGCGCCCCGCCAGGCAGCGAGCATCTGGTCGATCTGTATCAACTCAACGCCAAAGACGCCACCGCCCTGATTCTGGCCGACAGCTTCCCGCTGCAACGCCGCGACATCGTCTATGTCACCGCCGCGCCGCTGTCTCGCTGGAACCGGGTAGTGAAACAGATCCTGCCCACCTTCCAGACCATCTACTATGGTGCGCTGGCAACAGACCGTGTACGGGATCTGGACGAATAA